Proteins encoded together in one Corallococcus soli window:
- a CDS encoding IS66 family transposase zinc-finger binding domain-containing protein yields the protein MDAADQYEEAEEVDVVERRFILKRHRRQKYRCGCGGCVETALGPPELQRGGRYSLDPLDAAFADMHSGVNARGVVVF from the coding sequence TTGGACGCGGCGGACCAGTACGAAGAGGCCGAGGAAGTCGACGTGGTGGAGCGCCGCTTCATCCTCAAGCGCCACCGTCGGCAGAAGTACCGCTGCGGCTGCGGCGGGTGCGTGGAGACGGCCCTGGGCCCGCCGGAGCTTCAGCGCGGCGGGCGCTACTCGCTGGACCCGCTCGACGCAGCCTTCGCGGACATGCACAGCGGGGTGAATGCCCGCGGCGTCGTCGTGTTCTGA
- a CDS encoding APC family permease, giving the protein MRRAVSRWEIVGFSINDVIGSGVYLLPAAAAANLGSASTGAVMLAGLAVLLLVLCFAEAASYFDKPGSAYLYTREAFGERVGFQVGWMTWLARVSSVASLSVGFSRALGFLWPTANSGLGQGLAIAVPLLALTAINVVGVKGGARTAVFLAVTKTVPLLVFIAVGLFSVSVPLATSVAPREGGNLGSAVLLLLFAYAGFENTAAPAGEFKNPRRDVPFALIVQIGVVTLIYTAVQWVALGTLPGVADAQTPLANAASRFLGGWGGLLMTVGGVLSILGTNSNTVLAGPRYLYALAQDGFGPAALATLHPRYRTPTVAILTQTAIALPLAFSGSFEVLATLSVVARLATYFGTALAVPVLRRKLQAPANAFRIPGGPVIPLAAAALCVVFALSAERANLVAGAVALAVGFVLYRFQRKPDGKAALG; this is encoded by the coding sequence ATGCGGCGCGCGGTTTCGCGCTGGGAAATCGTCGGCTTCTCCATCAACGACGTCATCGGCAGCGGTGTCTACCTGCTGCCCGCGGCGGCCGCCGCGAACCTGGGCTCGGCCAGCACAGGCGCCGTCATGCTCGCGGGGCTGGCGGTGCTGCTGCTCGTGCTCTGCTTCGCGGAGGCGGCCAGCTACTTCGACAAGCCCGGCAGCGCCTATCTCTACACGCGTGAAGCCTTTGGAGAACGGGTGGGATTCCAGGTCGGCTGGATGACGTGGCTTGCGCGCGTCTCGTCCGTGGCCTCGTTATCCGTTGGCTTCTCCCGCGCGCTGGGCTTCCTGTGGCCAACGGCGAACTCGGGCCTGGGCCAGGGATTGGCCATCGCCGTGCCCCTGCTCGCGCTCACGGCCATCAACGTCGTGGGCGTGAAGGGTGGCGCGCGCACCGCGGTGTTCCTCGCCGTCACCAAGACGGTGCCACTGCTGGTGTTCATCGCCGTGGGCCTCTTCTCCGTGTCCGTTCCGCTGGCGACGTCGGTGGCCCCCAGGGAGGGAGGCAACCTGGGGTCCGCGGTGCTGCTGCTGCTGTTCGCCTATGCCGGCTTCGAGAACACGGCGGCTCCAGCGGGTGAGTTCAAGAACCCACGCCGCGACGTGCCCTTCGCGCTCATCGTGCAGATAGGCGTTGTCACACTCATCTACACGGCGGTGCAGTGGGTGGCGCTGGGCACGTTGCCCGGGGTCGCGGACGCGCAGACGCCGCTCGCCAACGCCGCCTCGCGGTTCCTCGGGGGTTGGGGTGGGCTCCTCATGACGGTGGGAGGGGTGCTGTCCATCCTGGGAACCAATAGCAACACCGTGCTCGCCGGGCCGCGCTACCTGTACGCGCTGGCCCAGGACGGCTTTGGCCCCGCTGCGCTCGCCACGCTGCATCCGCGCTACCGCACGCCGACGGTCGCCATCCTCACGCAGACGGCCATCGCGCTGCCCCTGGCGTTCTCCGGCTCGTTCGAGGTGCTCGCCACGCTCTCCGTGGTGGCCCGGCTCGCCACGTACTTCGGCACGGCCCTGGCGGTGCCCGTGCTGCGCCGCAAGCTCCAGGCACCCGCGAACGCGTTCCGCATCCCGGGGGGACCCGTGATTCCCCTCGCCGCCGCCGCACTGTGCGTCGTCTTCGCGCTGAGTGCGGAGCGCGCGAACCTCGTCGCCGGGGCCGTCGCGCTCGCGGTGGGCTTCGTGCTCTACAGGTTCCAGCGCAAGCCGGATGGGAAGGCGGCGCTCGGATAG
- a CDS encoding VOC family protein has translation MKNTVNKTRICLWYEHSAEEAAAFYARTFPGSSVGASHRAPGDYPDGKEGDVLTVEFTVLGIPCLGLNGGPAFKHSEAFSFQISSRDQEETDRYWNAIVGNGGQESQCGWCKDKWGLSWQITPAALTDGMCDPDPAARKRVFAAMMEMQKIDIAAIETARRG, from the coding sequence ATGAAGAACACGGTGAACAAGACCCGCATCTGTCTCTGGTACGAACACAGTGCCGAAGAAGCCGCTGCGTTCTATGCCCGCACCTTTCCCGGCAGCTCCGTTGGTGCCAGTCACCGCGCACCGGGCGACTACCCGGACGGAAAGGAGGGCGATGTCCTCACGGTGGAGTTCACCGTGCTGGGCATTCCGTGCCTCGGCCTCAATGGCGGCCCTGCCTTCAAGCACAGCGAAGCCTTCTCGTTCCAGATCAGCAGCCGGGACCAGGAAGAGACGGACCGCTATTGGAATGCCATCGTCGGCAACGGCGGTCAGGAAAGTCAGTGCGGGTGGTGCAAGGACAAGTGGGGACTCTCGTGGCAGATCACCCCTGCTGCCCTGACGGACGGCATGTGCGATCCAGATCCGGCCGCGCGCAAGCGGGTGTTCGCCGCGATGATGGAGATGCAGAAGATCGACATCGCGGCGATTGAAACGGCCCGCAGGGGTTGA
- a CDS encoding DUF3427 domain-containing protein produces the protein MSSALESGLYETLLSLELHNRLEASKREGWWHEVQQCDAALRPEVLARHVYMLARRALASVPADEAQVEKQVHLTNELISLLRKVGNDDTILATDQVTEEAQLLREARRVENPLAKQKPTIRPHLSLAESGLMVNGRRDYQVGPELAREIESADRIDLLCAFVRFAGLRLVRKQLEDFVRRGGRLRVITTVYTGSTERRALDELVALGAEVKISFETDQTRLHAKAWLFHRKTGLHTAYIGSSNLTHSALVEGLEWNVRVSHADNASIIERVGATFEQYWSEPEFVTYRPDTDGERLSMALARERGGSGTSALERLVSLNIEFEPKAHQRQMLEALEAERQHGHWRNLVVAATGTGKTWVAAFDYRRLRARGHERLLFVAHRDEILQQSQQVFQLVLRDAAFGERLVAGERPVNGAPHVFASVQSLQRQLESLAPESYDVVVVDEFHHAEAPTYRRLLERLKPRVLLGLTATPDRGDGQSVLSWFDGRIACDVRLWQALEQGLLCPFQYFGVNDNTDLSSVTFKRGTYAKRELEAMYTGDDVRAQRILQAVAEYIHVPQVMRALGFCVGVTHAEVMARHFNAAGLKAVALHAGSPDEERRDAVSKLRRGELQAVFTVDLFNEGVDIPEVDTLLLLRPTESATIFLQQLGRGLRWSQGSGKSVLTVLDFIGQANRRYRFDVRYRAIVGGTRRQLEHELEHDFPRLPPGCAIRLDRMAREHVLHNIRAAVHQARRMLLEELQSLPRETRLPAFLEATGYELEEVYGRPSERSSFTALRREASFEQRPAGPQEAALSKAVARLLHVGDEERLNSWQAWVSQPAAPVVAAPGSREQRLQWMLFTALGFRSRPVSEWSQAMAELWACAALREELLELLALLADRSRRVHTPLDASGPVPLASHATYGLYEVIAAYGVLGTKGMLREVREGVLWVEEHRTDLLFITLDKSDADFKPTTRYADYAVSPGLFHWESQNSTSSSSPTGRRYVEHVERGTRVILFVRERKKDDRGESMPYLCLGPARYVSHESERPMRILWELERSMPAEFFQATKVAAG, from the coding sequence ATGTCCTCAGCGCTCGAGTCCGGACTCTACGAGACACTCCTCAGCCTGGAACTACACAACCGCCTGGAGGCATCGAAGCGCGAAGGCTGGTGGCATGAAGTGCAGCAGTGCGATGCGGCGTTGAGGCCGGAAGTACTCGCGCGCCACGTGTACATGCTGGCGCGCCGCGCGCTGGCCTCGGTGCCCGCGGACGAGGCACAGGTAGAGAAGCAGGTGCACCTCACCAATGAGCTCATCTCCCTGCTGCGGAAGGTGGGCAACGACGACACCATCCTCGCGACGGACCAGGTCACCGAAGAGGCGCAGCTGCTGCGCGAGGCGCGACGCGTAGAAAACCCTTTGGCGAAGCAGAAGCCGACGATCCGTCCGCACCTCTCCCTCGCGGAGAGCGGGCTGATGGTGAATGGCCGCCGCGACTACCAGGTGGGGCCCGAGCTCGCGCGGGAAATCGAGAGCGCGGACCGCATCGACCTCCTGTGCGCCTTCGTCCGCTTCGCCGGCCTGCGCCTGGTGCGCAAGCAACTGGAGGACTTCGTCCGCCGGGGAGGCCGGCTGCGCGTCATCACCACCGTCTACACTGGCTCCACGGAGCGCCGTGCGCTCGACGAACTCGTCGCCCTGGGTGCCGAGGTGAAAATCTCCTTCGAGACGGACCAGACGCGCCTCCATGCCAAGGCCTGGCTCTTTCACCGCAAGACAGGGCTGCACACGGCCTACATCGGCTCGTCGAACCTGACGCACAGCGCGCTGGTGGAGGGGTTGGAGTGGAACGTGCGGGTGAGCCACGCGGACAATGCCAGCATCATCGAACGTGTCGGGGCCACCTTCGAGCAGTACTGGAGCGAGCCGGAGTTCGTTACCTACCGCCCGGACACGGACGGGGAGCGGCTGTCCATGGCGCTCGCGCGGGAGCGGGGAGGCTCGGGGACTTCCGCGCTGGAGCGGCTCGTCTCGCTCAACATCGAGTTCGAGCCGAAGGCGCACCAGCGGCAGATGCTCGAAGCGCTGGAGGCCGAGCGCCAGCATGGGCACTGGAGGAACCTCGTCGTCGCCGCGACGGGCACGGGCAAGACGTGGGTGGCCGCCTTCGACTACCGGCGCCTGCGCGCCCGGGGGCATGAGCGGCTCCTCTTCGTCGCCCACCGGGACGAAATCCTCCAGCAGAGCCAGCAGGTCTTCCAGTTGGTCCTGCGCGACGCCGCGTTCGGCGAGCGACTCGTCGCGGGAGAGCGCCCCGTCAACGGTGCTCCGCACGTCTTCGCCTCCGTCCAGTCCCTGCAGCGGCAGCTGGAGTCCCTGGCGCCGGAGTCGTACGACGTCGTGGTGGTGGACGAGTTCCACCACGCCGAAGCACCGACGTATCGGAGGCTGCTGGAGCGACTGAAGCCCCGCGTCCTGCTCGGGCTCACCGCGACGCCAGACCGCGGAGACGGCCAATCCGTGCTGAGCTGGTTCGACGGGCGCATCGCCTGCGACGTCCGGCTCTGGCAGGCGCTCGAACAGGGGCTGCTCTGCCCCTTCCAGTACTTCGGCGTGAATGACAACACCGACCTCTCGTCGGTGACCTTCAAGCGGGGCACGTACGCCAAGAGGGAGCTCGAGGCGATGTACACCGGGGATGACGTCCGGGCCCAGCGCATCCTCCAGGCCGTGGCGGAGTACATCCATGTCCCCCAGGTCATGCGTGCGCTCGGGTTCTGCGTGGGTGTCACGCATGCGGAGGTGATGGCGCGCCACTTCAACGCCGCGGGCCTCAAGGCCGTGGCGCTGCATGCGGGCTCACCGGACGAGGAGCGCCGCGACGCCGTGTCAAAGCTGCGACGCGGCGAGCTCCAGGCCGTCTTCACCGTGGACCTCTTCAACGAAGGCGTGGACATCCCGGAGGTGGACACGCTCCTGCTGCTCCGGCCGACGGAGAGCGCCACCATCTTCCTCCAGCAACTAGGCCGCGGCCTGCGTTGGTCCCAGGGCTCGGGCAAGAGCGTGCTCACGGTGCTCGACTTCATCGGGCAGGCGAATAGGCGCTACCGCTTCGACGTGCGCTACCGGGCCATTGTCGGAGGTACGCGGCGGCAGCTCGAACACGAGCTGGAGCACGACTTCCCACGCCTGCCGCCGGGCTGCGCCATCCGGCTGGACCGGATGGCCCGCGAGCACGTGTTGCACAACATTCGGGCCGCCGTGCACCAGGCGAGGCGCATGCTCCTGGAAGAGCTCCAGTCCTTGCCTCGTGAGACGCGCCTCCCCGCCTTCCTGGAGGCCACCGGCTACGAACTGGAGGAAGTCTATGGCCGCCCTTCGGAGCGCAGCTCGTTCACCGCGCTGCGCCGCGAAGCCAGCTTCGAGCAGCGTCCTGCTGGACCGCAGGAGGCTGCGCTTTCAAAGGCGGTGGCCCGGCTCCTTCATGTCGGTGATGAAGAGCGGCTGAATTCGTGGCAGGCCTGGGTGTCCCAGCCTGCGGCGCCGGTCGTAGCGGCGCCCGGCAGTCGCGAGCAACGGCTCCAGTGGATGCTCTTCACGGCGCTTGGCTTCCGGAGCCGTCCGGTGTCCGAGTGGTCGCAGGCCATGGCAGAGCTGTGGGCCTGTGCGGCTTTGCGCGAGGAGCTGCTGGAACTGCTGGCGTTGCTCGCGGACCGGAGCCGGCGCGTGCACACGCCACTGGACGCATCAGGCCCCGTGCCGCTGGCGAGCCATGCGACGTACGGGCTCTACGAGGTGATTGCGGCCTACGGAGTGTTGGGGACGAAGGGAATGCTCCGGGAGGTGCGAGAGGGCGTCCTGTGGGTGGAGGAACATCGGACGGACCTGCTCTTCATCACCCTCGACAAGTCGGACGCGGACTTCAAGCCCACCACGCGCTACGCGGACTATGCCGTCTCACCGGGGCTGTTCCATTGGGAGTCGCAGAACTCCACGTCCTCCTCCTCACCGACGGGCAGGCGGTACGTGGAGCACGTCGAGCGCGGGACGCGCGTCATTCTCTTCGTGCGCGAGCGCAAGAAGGATGACCGCGGCGAGTCGATGCCCTACCTGTGCCTGGGCCCGGCCCGCTACGTGAGCCACGAGTCGGAGAGGCCCATGCGAATCCTCTGGGAGCTGGAGCGCTCCATGCCCGCGGAGTTCTTCCAGGCCACCAAGGTGGCGGCCGGGTAG
- a CDS encoding serine/threonine protein kinase, producing MPAIEFKVPRGAILFTTGGFRYEFREDLGEAHHGLSLFVARRRTLEGNHPRGKVLLKAVGPQTGLEGARIKRARVRLEEQVRLATFLNHPGILRVHGMHKAEGCWYVITDHPSGHSVSDMLTLAAECGRRFSPLFALYVGAKVAAALEHAHEAKDGEGKPLNIVHRAVDVGTIFVDWKGGVQVADFGLALSDLPGRVSSTVRRPLGDAFYSSPEMLLTGRVDARSDLFALGVVMLEIATGKNILDAPDELTESVKDSLSKRQRTRVRRAIRRARLANSHPLVEDVIWRAATYTQATLDALTENLPQGLRVTLGRLLQPSPDNRYQSARELAADLRHWLGDGEVFGQEDAEAELLKLMKLAGEALTELGIRRPQGFEASQDEISTN from the coding sequence ATGCCGGCAATCGAGTTCAAGGTTCCCCGAGGGGCGATTCTCTTCACGACAGGCGGTTTTCGGTACGAGTTCCGCGAAGACCTGGGCGAAGCGCACCACGGGCTGAGCCTCTTCGTCGCGCGGCGCCGGACGCTGGAGGGGAACCACCCCCGGGGGAAGGTGCTGCTCAAGGCGGTTGGCCCCCAGACGGGCCTGGAAGGGGCGCGCATCAAGCGGGCAAGGGTAAGGCTCGAAGAGCAGGTGCGTCTTGCGACCTTCCTCAACCATCCGGGGATCCTTCGCGTCCACGGGATGCACAAGGCGGAAGGGTGCTGGTACGTCATCACCGATCATCCGTCAGGGCACAGCGTGAGCGACATGCTGACGCTCGCTGCGGAGTGCGGGCGCCGGTTCTCGCCCCTGTTCGCGCTGTACGTGGGTGCGAAGGTGGCTGCGGCCCTTGAGCACGCCCACGAGGCCAAGGACGGCGAGGGGAAGCCCCTCAACATCGTTCACCGGGCCGTCGACGTGGGGACCATCTTCGTTGACTGGAAGGGGGGCGTGCAGGTTGCCGACTTCGGACTCGCCCTGTCGGACTTGCCTGGGCGCGTTTCATCCACGGTGCGCCGTCCGCTGGGGGATGCGTTCTACTCTTCCCCCGAAATGCTTCTGACCGGGCGTGTTGATGCACGTTCGGACCTCTTCGCGCTCGGCGTCGTCATGCTCGAAATCGCGACAGGGAAGAACATTCTCGACGCCCCAGACGAACTCACTGAAAGCGTGAAGGATTCGCTGTCGAAGCGGCAGCGGACGCGCGTCCGGCGTGCCATCAGGCGGGCCCGGCTCGCGAACAGTCACCCCTTGGTTGAAGACGTGATCTGGCGTGCGGCGACCTACACGCAGGCGACCCTAGACGCGTTGACGGAGAACCTCCCGCAGGGGCTGCGCGTGACGTTGGGGCGGCTTCTCCAACCGTCGCCTGATAACCGCTACCAATCAGCGCGCGAGCTGGCAGCGGACCTGCGCCACTGGCTGGGGGATGGTGAGGTCTTCGGGCAGGAGGACGCGGAAGCCGAGCTGCTCAAGCTCATGAAGCTGGCCGGCGAGGCGCTGACCGAGCTGGGCATTCGGCGTCCCCAAGGCTTTGAGGCATCCCAGGACGAGATCAGCACGAACTAG